In Nicotiana tabacum cultivar K326 chromosome 19, ASM71507v2, whole genome shotgun sequence, one DNA window encodes the following:
- the LOC107794263 gene encoding wound-induced protein WIN1, which produces MGKLSTLLLVLILYFIAAGANAQQCGRQRGGALCSGNLCCSQFGWCGSTPEYCSPSQGCQSQCSGGGGGGGGGGGGGAQNVRATYHIYNPQNVGWDLYAVSAYCSTWDGNKPLAWRRKYGWTAFCGPVGPRGRDSCGKCLRVTNTGTGAQTTVRIVDQCSNGGLDLDVNVFRQLDTDGRGNQRGHLIVNYEFVNCGDNMNVLLSPVDKE; this is translated from the exons ATGGGAAAGCTAAGTACTCTTTTGCTTGTTCTGATCCTCTATTTCATAGCCGCAGGTGCCAACGCACAGCAGTGCGGAAGGCAAAGGGGAGGAGCCTTATGCAGTGGAAACTTGTGCTGCAGCCAATTTGGGTGGTGTGGGTCTACACCGGAATACTGTTCTCCTAGCCAAGGCTGCCAAAGCCAGTGCAGTGGCGGCGGAGGCGGCGGTGGAGGTGGCGGTGGTGGTGGTGCGCAAAACGTTAGGGCAACATATCATATATATAACCCGCAGAATGTTGGGTGGGATTTGTATGCAGTTAGTGCGTACTGCTCAACTTGGGATGGTAACAAGCCTTTGGCATGGCGGAGGAAGTATGGTTGGACTGCATTCTGTGGCCCTGTTGGACCTCGTGGCCGAGACTCTTGTGGCAAATGCTTAAGG GTGACAAATACAGGCACAGGAGCTCAGACCACAGTGAGAATCGTGGATCAATGCAGCAATGGCGGACTAGACTTGGACGTTAACGTTTTCCGGCAGCTCGACACAGACGGAAGAGGGAATCAACGTGGCCACCTTATTGTGAACTACGAGTTTGTTAATTGTGGTGACAATATGAATGTTCTGCTATCCCCAGTTGACAAAGAATAA